In Thermodesulfobacteriota bacterium, one DNA window encodes the following:
- a CDS encoding cobyrinate a,c-diamide synthase: protein MANPTPLAAVPAKIPLRGALVAALKGGSGKSIVAVGLAAAFRAQGRQVVPFKKGPDYIDAGWLGLAAAHPCYNLDPFLMETNALLTSFHRHARQAELALIEGNRGLFDGVTLTGTYSSAELARLLGVPVLLVVDCTKATRTVAAMVLGCRHMDQDLVIQGVILNQIARPRHEKVVREAVEYFTGLPVLGAVPRQDEDAVPMRHLGLTPTPEHGAAGQVVSQLAALMASSCDLERIWAGMPAVASAMPAAPAAAPPVVGRRVRIGVVRDAAFQFYYPENLEALAAQGAILVPISALADQALPELDALYIGGGFPETQAATLAANVSFRDSFRQAALAGLPVYAECGGLMYLGQSLTVSGETFPMAGVLPVRFTLQRRPQAHGYTEMVVDEPNPFYPVGTRIRGHEFRYSQVMDWQGSPEMLACRVERGVGFVDGRDGVMQGNVLALYTHVHSIGLPGWAGWIVARARDWRG from the coding sequence ATGGCCAATCCCACTCCCCTTGCAGCGGTACCGGCCAAGATCCCCCTCCGGGGCGCCCTGGTGGCGGCCCTCAAGGGCGGATCCGGCAAGAGCATCGTGGCGGTGGGGCTGGCGGCGGCCTTCCGGGCCCAAGGCCGGCAGGTGGTGCCTTTCAAGAAGGGGCCGGACTACATCGATGCCGGCTGGCTGGGGCTCGCCGCTGCGCACCCGTGCTACAACCTCGACCCCTTCCTCATGGAGACCAACGCCCTGCTCACCTCCTTCCACCGGCATGCCCGGCAGGCGGAGCTGGCTCTCATCGAGGGCAACCGCGGTCTCTTCGACGGCGTCACCCTGACCGGCACCTACAGCTCGGCCGAGCTGGCCCGCCTCCTGGGGGTGCCGGTGCTCCTGGTGGTGGACTGCACCAAGGCCACCCGCACCGTAGCGGCCATGGTCCTGGGCTGCCGGCATATGGACCAGGATCTGGTCATCCAAGGGGTGATCCTGAACCAGATCGCCCGGCCCCGGCATGAGAAGGTGGTGCGGGAGGCGGTGGAGTACTTCACCGGTCTGCCAGTCCTGGGAGCGGTGCCGCGCCAGGACGAGGACGCCGTGCCCATGCGCCACCTGGGGCTCACCCCCACCCCCGAGCACGGGGCGGCCGGCCAGGTGGTGAGCCAGCTGGCCGCTCTCATGGCCAGCTCCTGCGATCTGGAGCGGATCTGGGCCGGCATGCCGGCGGTGGCCAGCGCCATGCCGGCCGCGCCTGCCGCTGCCCCGCCGGTGGTCGGCCGCCGGGTGCGGATCGGCGTCGTCCGGGATGCCGCCTTCCAGTTCTACTACCCCGAGAATCTGGAGGCCCTGGCGGCGCAGGGGGCGATCCTGGTGCCGATCTCGGCCCTGGCCGACCAGGCCCTGCCGGAGCTGGATGCCCTCTACATCGGTGGCGGCTTTCCCGAGACCCAGGCCGCCACGCTGGCCGCCAATGTCTCGTTCCGGGACTCCTTCCGGCAGGCGGCCCTGGCCGGCCTGCCGGTGTACGCTGAGTGCGGCGGCCTGATGTACCTGGGCCAGTCCCTGACCGTGTCCGGAGAAACCTTCCCCATGGCCGGCGTCCTGCCGGTACGCTTCACCCTCCAGCGCCGGCCCCAGGCCCATGGCTACACCGAGATGGTGGTGGACGAGCCGAATCCCTTCTATCCCGTGGGCACTCGCATCCGGGGTCACGAGTTCCGCTACAGCCAGGTCATGGACTGGCAGGGCAGCCCGGAGATGCTGGCCTGCCGGGTGGAGCGGGGGGTGGGCTTCGTGGATGGCCGGGATGGGGTGATGCAGGGCAATGTTTTGGCCCTCTACACCCATGTGCACAGCATCGGTCTGCCGGGCTGGGCCGGTTGGATCGTGGCCCGGGCCCGGGATTGGCGGGGCTGA
- a CDS encoding EAL domain-containing protein: MSEDRRPDRVTVDIHEGFYFNHRLGLPTVVREYERIETIFRDLQYMACITVQVDQLHKVEYRYGSIVYNSLLTTVTDLLKELKTKAFRGEDIFVVDLFDVDTFVLFLSAPRETRTHLLNHLETIAERLRVGLEEASARLFYPYLKEFFTPTIGYALVIHNPMLSPMRLIMQLVASAKSMGEFLAAKQGYRSKYTLQKIIIEQEIQTVFQPIVDLTSFEVLGYEALSRGPEGTEFTNPQRLFSLAAKSGLSFELDRLCRKKAFERIRHLATDKKIFVNTLTMTIHDPEFRGVYLKELLEDLRIKPENVVFEISETLAIDNYELFREALRDYTDIGIVHADDDLGTGYAHLERIMELSPGYMKVDLSFVRGIEQSFIKQEIMRAMLNLAKGIGSMVIAEGVETPEELDKLRRMGVRYGQGYLFARPSEQLPVVNAVL; the protein is encoded by the coding sequence ATGTCCGAGGACCGACGTCCGGACCGGGTCACGGTGGATATCCATGAAGGCTTCTATTTCAACCACCGCCTGGGGCTGCCGACGGTGGTCCGGGAGTACGAGCGGATCGAGACCATCTTCCGGGACCTCCAGTACATGGCCTGCATCACTGTCCAGGTGGACCAGCTGCACAAGGTGGAGTACCGGTACGGCTCCATCGTCTACAACAGCCTGCTCACCACGGTCACCGACCTCCTGAAGGAGCTGAAGACCAAGGCCTTCCGGGGCGAGGACATCTTTGTCGTCGATCTCTTTGACGTGGACACCTTCGTCCTCTTCCTGTCGGCGCCCCGGGAGACCCGCACCCATCTCCTCAACCACCTGGAGACCATTGCCGAGCGGCTGCGGGTCGGCCTGGAGGAGGCCTCGGCCCGGCTCTTCTACCCCTACCTCAAGGAGTTCTTCACCCCCACCATCGGCTATGCCCTGGTCATCCACAACCCCATGCTGTCGCCCATGCGGCTCATCATGCAGCTGGTGGCCTCCGCCAAGTCCATGGGCGAGTTTCTGGCCGCCAAGCAAGGGTACCGCAGCAAATACACCCTGCAGAAGATCATCATCGAGCAGGAGATCCAGACCGTCTTCCAGCCCATCGTCGACCTGACCTCCTTCGAGGTCCTGGGCTATGAGGCCCTGTCCCGGGGGCCCGAGGGCACCGAGTTCACCAACCCCCAGCGGCTGTTCAGCCTGGCCGCCAAGTCCGGCCTCTCCTTCGAGCTGGACCGGCTGTGCCGCAAGAAGGCCTTCGAGCGGATCCGCCATCTGGCCACCGACAAGAAGATCTTCGTCAATACCCTGACCATGACCATCCACGACCCCGAGTTCCGGGGGGTCTATCTCAAGGAGCTCCTGGAGGACCTCCGGATCAAGCCGGAGAACGTGGTCTTCGAGATCAGCGAGACCCTGGCCATCGACAACTACGAGCTCTTCCGGGAGGCCCTCCGGGACTACACCGATATCGGTATCGTCCACGCCGACGATGACCTCGGCACCGGCTACGCCCACCTGGAGCGGATCATGGAGCTGTCCCCCGGCTACATGAAGGTGGACCTGTCCTTCGTGCGCGGCATCGAGCAGAGCTTCATCAAGCAGGAGATCATGCGCGCCATGCTCAACCTGGCCAAGGGCATCGGCTCGATGGTGATCGCCGAGGGCGTCGAGACCCCGGAGGAGCTGGACAAGCTCCGGCGGATGGGGGTGCGCTACGGCCAGGGCTATCTCTTTGCCCGCCCCAGCGAACAGCTGCCCGTGGTCAACGCCGTGCTCTGA
- the speA gene encoding biosynthetic arginine decarboxylase: MILIRLPYAAGGRHGQEDDRVTSDTDAAWTIDDSRELYGIERWGLRYFDIDAQGRVVVRPLKEGGGTIPLLDVIDEALERGLHFPMLIRFQDLLRNRVERIHTAFQEAIQELGYGSRFQGVYPIKVNQLREVVEEVLDAGRPFHYGLEVGSKPELYAALAVHDDPEALIVCNGYKDDHFIRTALLGVRLGKRIILVAEKIEEMERIIRLAEPLGVTPMLGVRVRLQARGRGLWAESAGENAKFGLTTREILQASAMLKAAGLADCLRLVHFHIGSQIPEIMAIKKAVREAAMFYAKLVKNGHRLDFLDVGGGLGVDYDGSRTVYSSSINYSLNEYARDVVYNIMDVCDAEKVPHPVVVTESGRAVVAHHTVLVVEAFGHIQKLPDEAVVDKPPVEHKLVDEAWHTLTHINPHHPLEALHDAQHLKDEVQSHFNLGLIDLEVKAAVETLAWEIGRRVRAAFRDADYTPDELVDLENDLSDQYICNFSVFQSLLDHWGIGQLFPIMPLHRLDEEPTRRGTLVDITCDSDGRVSRFIDLYEEGKPTLPLHAMNGRSYYLGIFLTGAYQDIMGDLHNLFGRVNEAHVFLDPDEDSGYYIEETIPGTTMHQVLKMVQYSGTELARAMKAQFDRAIKEDRLKPNEAMRLLAEYERGLKRYTYLELL; this comes from the coding sequence ATGATTCTGATCCGGCTGCCGTACGCGGCCGGAGGCCGGCACGGCCAGGAGGATGACCGGGTGACCAGCGATACCGACGCAGCCTGGACCATCGACGACAGCCGCGAGCTGTACGGCATCGAGCGCTGGGGGCTGCGCTATTTCGACATCGACGCCCAGGGCCGGGTGGTGGTGCGGCCTCTCAAGGAAGGGGGCGGCACCATTCCCCTCCTGGACGTCATCGACGAGGCCCTGGAGCGGGGGCTGCACTTCCCGATGCTGATCCGCTTCCAGGATCTGCTGCGCAACCGGGTGGAGCGGATCCACACCGCTTTCCAGGAGGCGATCCAGGAGCTGGGCTACGGCTCCCGCTTCCAGGGGGTCTATCCCATCAAGGTCAACCAGCTCCGGGAGGTGGTGGAAGAGGTCCTGGATGCCGGCCGACCCTTTCACTACGGCCTGGAGGTGGGCTCGAAGCCGGAGCTCTATGCCGCCCTGGCCGTCCACGATGATCCGGAGGCCCTCATCGTCTGCAACGGCTACAAGGATGACCACTTCATCCGGACCGCCCTCCTGGGCGTCCGGCTGGGCAAGCGCATCATCCTGGTGGCAGAGAAGATCGAGGAGATGGAGCGCATCATCCGGCTGGCGGAGCCCCTGGGGGTGACCCCGATGCTTGGGGTGCGGGTGCGCCTGCAGGCCAGAGGCCGGGGCCTGTGGGCGGAGAGCGCCGGCGAGAACGCCAAGTTCGGGCTCACCACCCGGGAGATCCTGCAGGCCTCGGCCATGCTCAAGGCCGCCGGCCTGGCGGACTGCCTGCGGCTGGTGCACTTCCACATCGGCTCCCAGATCCCGGAGATCATGGCCATCAAGAAGGCGGTCCGGGAGGCGGCGATGTTCTATGCCAAGCTGGTGAAGAACGGCCACCGCCTGGATTTTCTCGACGTGGGGGGTGGCCTGGGTGTGGACTACGACGGCAGCCGCACCGTCTACTCGTCCTCTATCAACTACTCCCTGAACGAGTACGCCCGGGACGTGGTGTACAACATCATGGACGTCTGCGACGCGGAGAAGGTGCCCCATCCGGTGGTGGTCACCGAGAGCGGCCGGGCGGTGGTGGCCCATCACACGGTGCTGGTGGTGGAGGCCTTCGGCCACATCCAGAAGCTGCCGGACGAGGCGGTGGTGGACAAGCCGCCGGTGGAGCACAAGCTGGTGGACGAGGCCTGGCATACCCTCACGCACATCAACCCCCACCACCCCCTGGAGGCGCTCCACGACGCCCAGCACCTCAAGGACGAGGTGCAAAGCCACTTCAACCTCGGCCTCATCGATCTGGAGGTGAAGGCAGCCGTGGAGACCCTGGCCTGGGAGATCGGCCGCCGGGTGCGGGCCGCCTTCCGGGATGCCGACTACACCCCGGACGAGCTGGTGGATCTGGAGAACGATCTGTCCGACCAGTACATCTGCAACTTCTCGGTCTTCCAGTCCCTGCTGGACCACTGGGGCATCGGCCAGCTCTTCCCGATCATGCCCCTGCACCGCCTGGACGAGGAGCCGACCCGGCGGGGCACCCTGGTGGACATCACCTGCGATTCGGACGGCCGGGTGTCCCGCTTCATCGATCTCTACGAGGAGGGCAAGCCCACCCTGCCGCTCCATGCCATGAACGGCCGGTCATACTACCTGGGCATCTTCCTGACCGGTGCCTACCAGGACATCATGGGCGACCTCCACAACCTCTTCGGCCGGGTCAACGAGGCCCACGTCTTCCTGGACCCGGATGAGGACTCCGGGTACTACATCGAGGAGACCATCCCGGGCACCACCATGCACCAGGTGCTCAAGATGGTCCAGTACTCCGGCACCGAGCTGGCCCGCGCCATGAAAGCCCAGTTCGACCGGGCCATCAAGGAGGACCGCCTGAAGCCCAACGAGGCCATGCGGCTCCTGGCCGAGTACGAGCGGGGCCTGAAGCGCTACACCTACCTGGAGCTCCTGTAG